The region CCAGAAAAGTGCGTTCTGATTGGGGAAGGAGGTGGGTGGAGCATGAGGTGCCACTGGAGGAATCCAGTTTCAGAGGTATAAAAACAGCACCTTGAGTCGGTCCACTTCCTCCTTGTTACCCACTGACCTAACTTCCTGCTCCGAGATGGGGCCGGAGCAGGTCACCGTGATGGTAGGTGTGGCCAAGAAGCCTGATTGGCCAGGAGGAGCTGTCCGTCATCACCTCTTCTGCTCCCAGATCTCAGGCATGTTTAAGTCCAAACGCTCCAGAGAGCGCAAAGCCTGCACGTTCTCAGAGTAAAACGCCACATCCACCATCACCAACCTGcacaaagagaaaacaaaaaaaaatcaagagtTGACGGGACTCACGGGAGAAAGTCCGAAAGAAATATCCCGGTCACATTtcacttcaaaatcaaaagaaagaaataagatattatattttgcattaaagggatagttcacccaaaaatgaaaattctctcatcatttactcactctcatgccatcccagatgtgcatgacttactttcttctgcagaacacaaattaagatttttaaaagaatatttcagctctttaggtccatacaatgcaagtgaatggtgaccagaactattaagctccaaaatccacataaaggcagcataaaagtaatccattaatccatgttttctgaagcgatatgataagtgtgtgtgagaaacagatcaatatttaagtaatttttccttcactttctcctttcgtttttgccgattcacattcttcgtgcatatcgccccctactgggcagggaggagaatttatgacaaaaaattacttacattttgacctgtttctcacccacacttatcatatcgtgtctgaacaaattgattacttttaagctccctttatgtggattttggagcttcaaagttctcgccaccattcactttcattgtatggacttacagagcggaaatattcatctaaaaattttaatttgtgttcagcagaagaaagtcacacacgtctgggatggcatgagggtgagtaaatgatgagagaattttcattgttgggtgaactatccctttaaggactgaAACAACATATCGGGtcagtaaaaatatatacagtctgCAAAGTCAAAAGGTTAAGGGAAAATGTTTTATGGTCAGAGAAGTGTTGGGAATTAAGAGAAGACAAATTCAAAGAAACAAAATGACAACCCTTTTTATAATAAATGAGacaaatatatgaaaaaatatataaaatggtaACTGGTCATTCGCTGGTTGAGGGCATCTCAttcaacctgtccatgttgacatgtGCCTAAATTGgcaagcttctaccaagtgacagatgaatttgcgccaaaatactgtagagtttaatTGGCTTTTCTCCTCCCTTTAAAAAGTTGTTAACTCAGAATAATttagcaaacacatagcaacagcctgacaaccacccacaacaccctggcaactgcatagcaacacaatgaaaaatcactcagaacaagTTTGCAACTGCATAATAACACCCCTGGCAagcactcaaaacaccctagcaaccgtatagcaacacatgacatttttgggtgtactatccctttaaggtacactgacaaataaggttgtctaagaagataaaaattgtttatataaaaactagtttaaaatacacatttcaagtttatagaaatgtaattttgtctatgttggtttcataagtaaaaaaaaaaaaaaaagcatgcatttttattatgcatcaaaaaaagatttaaagactttaaaaatgtcatgtggtgtaaccacaaAGTAAACGGTACttaaatactttctttgcacacTGAATATATGAGAGTGTACGCAACATAATCATTCAATTCAAAgtcttcaaacacatttttcaaggtaaaaaataattataataattatatatatatatatatatatatatatatatatatatatatatatatatatatatatatatatatatatttatttttttaataaatatccaTGTTTTCTCTGGGTTACACCATTTGACCTGAAAAATATCtcaaaaatagatatttttaaaACGATGAGGGTCTAAATGGGTCTGCTctactttgtgtgtttttttttttttttgtaacatgaAAACAGAATAGCTACTTGCACATTGGTTTCACCACCTGACTGCCAAAGTTTTTCATAGGTTAAATTCTATTTTAAAACGGTTTCACGGCTTTAAAAAAACCAcgtcattttttactttaagccccagaaaaaaacaaaatcaaaagactttaaactcagaaatggAAAACATGTTCGTCATAGTAGAGGAGTATTCATATTTTgcgtgaattacatttttaatgtattttggaaTAACTCAATAGGTCCAAAGACAAAAAAATGAACCCTTAAATAAGCATAaagacagcacaacaaatactaccGTGATGTATACCTGTATAAATAAATGacaattatataatagtaaatatTGTACTATTTTTTTGATTGCATTACAGTTATGACAATGAAACTTTTGGCATTACAGTACTGAAAATGTTGggggctttattttctttacgcAAAATATATGtttctaatttcttttgattttggggaaaaaatataaCCTGGTCACATTCTTGACAATTTTTTTGAGATTCACCCAAACAGAGTAAGAAAGTGtcaatgatttgtgtgtgtgtgtgtgtgtgtgtgtgtgtgtgtggagaaaaaCTCACCCATATTGGGGTCCGCCATCATTAATAACTCCCAGTCGCGCCAACTGTCTCTTCAAATGCAGCTTGAAACTGGCACTTATCCGTAAGAAcagcatctacacacacacacacacacacacaatgaatctCATGAGTGTGGAGTGGTTGGTTCACTCACAGCAGGTATTATGTGTGACGTCTCACCTGTGTCTGCTCCTCTGGTAAGAGTTCATTAATGGCCTCGTGCATCTTGGCCATCTGTTTACACACGTTACGCAAACACGCTGACGGCATCGGAGCCTTCACCTCATACTGCAGAGAGAAAACACTGTTCAGTTGACCAAGAGTCATGCAAGTTATAAACCGTTCACCTCGGACATCAGCTTTAATAAACCACAATTATCAAACCCAAAAGATCAGGTCACTGCGCTCCATTCAAAGTCAGATGTGAGATATTCCTAACTGATATCCCAGGACTTCCAACCATGAAGGAGTTCTGGTGCCTTTGAGGTACTACAAAACGGCAACACTACCTTTGCTTTCCAAGTGTTCAACTATCAGAATCTTGCAATGCACTGCTAGCATTTATTTTGCAGGTGTAGAATTGTCAGTAGAGAAGATCATTCATTTAAAagaagttttcaaacatatttttcaagttcaaaatattttttaattatcatgaatttttgTGTCACGAATATCAATACGTTTTCGGAGTTTTCCATTTGACCGGAACAAAATGTGCCCTTtccaaaaaaaattacaatttgaaatgtcaaaaaaaaaaatttttttctatttttttattcaaacacagGTCACAGAAAACCGGTTTTACAAACATCAGGGTTCCCGATCCTTTTGATCAAGGAATTTCCATTATTTATCCATGCGTTTGGGATTTTTAAAAACCACAAAGTGTAATTCCTAGccgatgaaatattttagagccgaGTATAACTAGAAAAATTCATATCCACTAGCCAAATTCCATGACTTCTGAAGATTTTATTAATtgacatgattaattgtcaaaaaaataattgtgattatgatgattaattgtctgttttaggggtTTTACAATTAATTGTAATACTTtatatacctttaaaaaaaaaaataaataaataaatatatatatatatatatatatatatatatatatatatatatatatatatatatatatatatatatatattttttttttttttaatatttaactgtGACTCActtaataaaatagggatatataatttcatttaaggctttaaaaacttatgaatgaacatgaaaaataatattttaaatactgaaatatatccaaatccttaaaatatttttttggtcaactttagtcttggtccattttacaattacatttgtttttggaAACCAGCCAACCTGAATATCATTTACGTTATGTAATGTTATATGTTAGTGTTATATtataggattagttcacccaaaaatgaaaattcagtcattgtttactcacccctgtgttgttatatccctatttgactttctttctttttctgaacatgacgggagaaattgtgaaataaatgttgtgctcagtgatgtcatacaatggcagtttatggtgatcacctcttcaagcttcaaaagaacacgaaagtataattcaaaagtctaataaattattccatgagactcatgattgttatgaaagcatacgataagatttgatgagaaacaaactgaaatctaaagtattatttagtgaaaatgttgaccGACCGTTACTCTGCGCATTTATGAGACTGCATGAGAGCTGCAATTCACGCAGCCTCCCGCTCGCgacatggggcgttcaagcgaaaactatttttttttatctaaaaacaaGTCCATCACAGCGATagaaacaacaaaacacaacacagctgcacacaaaccagagaaccaaacttactaaatatgtctgataagtttgtagtcagagaatagatgcatttctatgcccagccttatttgtttgaaacagagtactcaatcaaactgagagagatagaGGAAGCGGGAATGTTTAGTCTCCGTTCTGAACTGCTGAGCATTTGAGACagacctccgactgaagagatcGATACCTCTGCAAAAACATTTGGTAGGTGCAACATTCTCGGTCAAAATCATGTCGATTTTAACCGGCTAGTTTATTGATGCTGCAGGCTACAATAAACTGATATGAGAACGTTTTTGGACCGGTGTCAGTTCACAGCGTGCGGCGGGGCTGCACGGCGCAAATCGCACAATGCCCAAATTAGAAACCAAGCGATTGACAGAATGTATTGTCCCTCGTCAAGGCTGGTTAGGACtaaaactctgattaacacagaaaatataccttttatcgtgtCGTTTACAGTCAGGTTAGGACACTGTCACTGCCTTCAACCTCCTCTGActatctctctcagtttgattgaatattctgtttcaaacaaatgaggCTGGGCACAGAAATGCATCTGTTCtacgactacaaactcttcagacatgtttagtaagttcggttctttggtttgtgtgcagctgtgttgtttctATCACTGtgttggacctgtttttagataaacaaaacgtgttttctcttgaacgccccaTGTTGCGAGGGGGTTGCAAATTGTTTctttatagcgaccatgaggaggttaccccatgtgactctaccctccctagcaaccgggccaatttggttgcttaggagtcctggctggagtcactcagcacgccctggattcgaactagcgaactccaggggtgatagccagcgtctttttccactgagctacccaggcccccacctttatgaagcttgaagaggtggtcaccataaactgctattgtatgacatcactcaGCACAAAGTTGTTTCCACAATtattccctttgtgttaagaaaaagaaagaaagtcaaatagggatataacaacacaggggtgagtaaacaatgactgaattttcattttgggtgaactaccctttcaGTAGGCAATAGCAAAATATATCTGctctaaattcttcactttcacacacttTATTTTTAATCTTTCAGATTCTACTGTATGTGTCTATTCTTTCATCTCCTTAGCAATGGAGAAAGCGGACATCCAACTAAATGGCATTCTATTGcacttgaaaatgaaaatgtcctGAATTGACTGGAATGCAGGTAATTAGTTTCCAACTAATAAATGACTTTTAGCtacttttacagttattttaaagTAAATCTCAGAGATACGTTCCAGAGATTTGTGACTATTCAATGTACTCAAATGTGGACGCCTACCTTAGAAAGCGCTTTCTCAAACAAACTGTCCATGATGGCTACAAGTTTAGCAGTGATCTCTGCGATGTGATCATTATAGTCCTGAAGACACGAGAGGAGAGAACCACGTTTCATGTTAGTGTCACAGACATTAGTCTGTAGTGTTGATGGAGGTGTATGTTTGCGTGTTTACCTTAGTGATGTGGTCAAAGTGTCGCAGTATGCTGTACTGTTTGGGAAGCAGTCTGGTCTCAAAGTGCGCTCGGATCACAGGGATGTAGTGAACGACCAGCTGTAGACAGCGAGACGCCAGAGCTGAGGAGATCACAAAGAAAGAAACGCATTCTTATTTGGGACGTAAATGACAAGTAAATGAGTAAATAAcgacaacattttcttttttgtctgaactatcccttgaatcgTGAGGTTTCTCACCCAGGTTTCTTGTCGTGATGGTTTTCAGTCCCACCACCTGCAGAGCTCCCGCCCCCAACACCAGCTGACAGCTCCGAGAGTTGAAGTGCTGTAAtcacagaaacaaaaaacaacctgTCAATCGAGAGATGTCACATTGCAGTTAAGGATGAAGTGAATGTCAGATCtccacacgcacaaacacacaccttgAGCAGGTCAGCGAGGCGTGTGAGGATGTCTGTGGTGATGGAGGGAATGTCATTCACACACTGACAATATTCCAGAAACATCCGAATCAAGAGCAGCACCGTCCTATCAGAGGGCAGAGTCAAAGGGGAAAGGTCAAACAGGGACAAAAGTTCCCATGATGATTTTGCTTATGAAAGCCTACCCGACAACAGCGTACTTCTGCCCATCAACACACAGGAAGTCACTGGGCTTCCTGTCCTCAGAGCCTGAGAGAAACAAAACAGTTAAATTAagccttttttaataaactgtaaCATTGTGTACTAACCAGACAAGACAGAGTAAAGTGACAGCCGACAGAATTGCAAGCTACCGTATGCCATTCTGACtatcacttggtttctatttctgcagtgTCAGGCCAGGTAGCCCTGCCCACTGTGAAcactcattggtccaaaatccagtTTCTCTTTACTGCACATTAAACTTTAAATATGTTCTGATGGCTGTGATTATGCCGTGTCACACAGTTTTATCACGTTCAGCGTGGACTAAGGCTGTccaattaaaatgtgaaattctAATATTCGTTgactttaagataaaaatgcacattgaaATGCTAAAATggtgcatttgaattttggataTGTGTCAAGTACTTAGAATGACTTAGTGATGACTCCGTTCGGActgatcacattcttgcgctTAAAAAAGCTTGACACAGCGCAACTGATACAGTCTAAAGGCctaggtatacttagtttttgcgTGTTCACGATCGTCTCACGCCtggtcgaccgcgttgcctttgtgagtatactcttctgaccacgAGCGAATACGAATGTGTTTGACGCATACCCACTTCTTTGTGGTCAGGACACGCGGACTGGCTTATGACGACATTTGCATCATGCGTACTATGCGCTCCGCAACGCGAAGTATAACGTGAAGTatcaagacatttttttaaagtctttttaaaatagtttttaaagttctttttaacttgaaaatGCATCGAAACATGGCGCAGCGGTCAAAAATGTCCACCTAGTGCAtgttaacatagaaaaacaatggatgGACGCCAAAAAACGTTTTTGGTGTCATATAGttctttgttttttcagcatctcgcagcATAAACAATGCGTGTTAAAACGCTGTTGTTAATTCCATTaactgtaatgaatgaaaaacacttATTCTACTGAAGTGCTTCTTTTTTACTTAAAGcttaagtatgtaatttctgcgccaccagacaaaatggcaaaaataaacgtcattttcaaaacagctttctgaatacgctcccacctgccattggtcaaacaaagagataaccAATgtcgtgagttgggggcggggctGAGTAAAGTTGATGGGACGGGTCTaagtgggtcgctcaaaacaaaccgagcaattttcatagcaccacagagacacagtgcttacagtttcgAGAAAATTATCCTATAAATGGCTTacggttgtctctgcatattaagccggGATAGGAGAacgtattttaacatagaaaagttacatacttcagctttaagatttaagaatatgaacttgctaaatcttgatttttttcttttatgcaCTTTAGCCTAAAATGGAATGCACTATTGATAACAGACAGGTGTATTCTGTGCAATAATAAACAAAAAGTCCTGTTTGGTTTATATGCATTCgctgcaccctcttgtggacgtagaaaacaacatcaatttaaaaatctagtGACCACTGATGTCACATTTTTGgtaatatttaagtgaaaaatgaaacatttgtttCTCAGCCCTAGTGTTGACAGACGaattgcttgtcactggaatctTATTGCATCACATCTGATTAGGACACTTTTTATTAATCAACGCCGGTTACTTGCCTGTGGATTTGCGTTCAGGCAGAGTGATGCGTCCATCAGAGATGGAGTCAACCAGATCCTGAAACTCAGCAGGAACCTCCGCCTGCTTCCACCTCTCATTATCCAACAGCAgactgcatacacacacacacacacacagtgaattaGTGCGTACATGTATTACATATCTAAACCATACATTGCTCACTATACTGTAtgagttgtttgtttgtttatttagttttaatgcCATGTCAGCAACTAGGCTATTCACATGGCAAACAAAGGTTCGTCAATACATACTTGCAATATTAGAAAAGACCTATACTGTacgagtgcatgtgtgtgtttatctcgCATCAGTCTCTACCTGAGTTTAGTCTTGCGCTCTTCATGGAATCGCTGTACAAAGCGGTTTGCCTGACTCTGTAGCGCCCCCCTCAGGCTCACACTGCGTCTGCCACACAGCTCTTCAGTTTCTCTGGCGAAAGACTCGACTGCCTGactcaaacacacaaactcaGACGAACTCAAACGTTCCAGAGAGCCGTcctacacacagacagacacaagactacatggaatatttgtactagAATTCATTTTTCACACCGCAGGACTATGTTTTGATGCTACTTATCCATAGAGGCAGAGGCAAACTATGTCATGTTTAAAGGAATTTGCTGTTTTAGTGGATTTGAAAGCTTGAATGACTATGAGTTGATAAACTGATCAATCTGGTCCCTTAACTTGTGAGAGCACAGGTGTGTCAATAACTGAAGACtgcgcatgcgtgtgtgtgtgtgtaccttggCTCGAGTCATGAGCACTTTGACGCAGCGGTCATGACTGACGTCTGACGCCGTGTACAGCAGCTCTTGGATGTTATTGGCCACTCGACCCAACTCAAGATCAGATGGCATCACATCCTCACTACTGCCAGAGAGATACATGAGATATGAATGGGTAAAATGCTTTCACTGTTGGTATAATATGTCTATAAATGTGATATTTATTCACAATACTACACAGAGGATCTTAAAACTGGTcatatataaaagaaaaatggAAGGGTTAATCTCACAAAACGCGTCAAGACTTCTCCAGGTCATATTTGACCCCAAAATCAAAAATCCTGTTTTTAAGGACCTTTAAGACTTTTtccacttgtgacattattttcattcaaACTAAGGGCTAATTTTCCCCACAAATGCTCAATACTGTtatgcaaaacaagctgaattctcattactgttttGCAAAAaagaatatttacatttaaaagaaaattttgatgttggtttgacaaagccttgtcagAACTTACAGCAACTTAAAACCTTTAAGCAGATCAAAGtctttttgtgggtttgtttacatttgaattttgacaattggattttgaattaatgagcattccgttggcccatttgaacattccgtcaatagAAGACTGAGATTGTTCAGATTTTTGATTGTCTGCTGTATGAAAActgtaagtccgatcagttataAAAGGCATAGCAAACTATTcctgaacagtctgaaggtctgtgccaagtttggtggatgaaGCTTGAAAGCTTAAGTTAGTGTTTAAGATTTTGGTCTCTGTTTtttgaaaaatttggaaaaaacCCAAAACCATGTTTGTAGAATAACTGTATGGCTTCGTCAAGGTGGAAAATGGTCAAGAAAAATGAAATTCCGACTGTTTTATGTGCACGAAACCTTATGTAACCATATAAGCAGCAGACTTAATATAAGGCAACAAAACCCCTTTAAGGCTTACACCAAGCTAACTCACATTGCAGCAGTGCTCCCTATGGGCAGTGAGGAGGTAGTATTAGAGTTGTGTTCCCTGCTAGAGGATGATTCAGTCGTCATGGAGGCCGAGTCACTCCCGCAGGCCTCTAAACGCGTCTGCGCTTTCAACTGCGCGTGTGCTGCCGTGCTGTTGCGTTGTTCCACTTCATTTAATGCGTCACTGATGAAAAGCCCCTCGTGAGTGAGATATGCAAGCTCCGCCTCTCCTGAATGAAGAGCGgagcctcctgactcctcctcctcttcatcctcATTGGCCCTGCCATCAGAATGATTCGTTGCCGAGGCAACATCAGCCAATCGACTCCTCAGGCTGCTGTCGAGCACTTCCAACACCACATTTCGGATGACGCTGAGTGTGGCCTACAATAAGCGCAAAAACACACAAGTGCGCACAAACTCATGATCCAAGTGCAAACAAACTCATGATCTTAAAGCTCGCAAAAACAGCTCAGCAGTGACCGCCAATctccatgaagcactgtgaatgacgcaatcgaatCGGGCTCCCCACGCTCTCAAATTACTTATACATTTGTATACatcttaatattttgcaataaaattcaaatatattgcttctttacttttaatcaacaactttatatcaataattttatatatatttctaacGTTTTtattcgattatgtcattcacgATGCTTCTTAGGATTGTAGTTCTTTCCattcattagcatgttgctaagctaacagcgtGACactccaataaacataaaaatacatagcacacaaatGTTCggtaaaaaaatgaatttttactAGATTgaactatttattaaatcaataCTTTTTGGAGTACATTGCAATGCATTATTGGATTGTCTTAACCACAACAAATACACGCAAAGCtatcttagaatttggccaaaacgtcTTATTTTTTTAGAACAGCCTTCacaccttaaaatgctgtctaggtaaaGAGCTCTTGGAGAGCTGATGTCTTGAAAATATTGTGAAATGAAACAACTGAACTGGAGTGCTGAATTGCATTGGTTGACAGTTCAGTAGTGTGTATTGTGctgtagttttgtttgttttttggttgaGATTAGTTTGGAAATGTAATTTTGTTACCTTGATTCTCTTGAGGAACAGGATGAAATGTTCAAAGATGTCTTTCAAAAGATCAAACCACTGCTGAAGCGTCATCAAACGCATATGCTCGTGCAATCtgagtcacacacatacacacacacagtgagctGTGATAATACAGTACTGTGATAATCAGcgctattattatcatcattgaTAATGATGTTGATTGTACATGAACTTACTTGATAGTGTCTGGATCAATCTCACTGATCTGGGACACAGACTTCAAAACACACTGACAGAAAAAAAACGACAAACATCACACCATGAAAcgttgtttagattttttttcttcttcttcaaatTTTTAACTGTCTTGCCCTTGTGCTCGCTTTTGTGCAAGATTCTGTCCCCCCACAGAATCGTATCCCCTTAGGACCCCAAGCTGTTTGTAATGCCTGATCAGAAGTGTCTGTCACATCTTCCTGTTGTAGCTGTTCACGTAAATACAGGCATAATTATACGATAATTCAATGTGCATAATATATTCATATAGTTTGTTAGGATATTACATTATATGCTGTATGTTTCACTTCTAGttccttaaaaaataataaacgtATACCCTTTGACAACTGGACatgataataaagaaaatatggtAACAACATTTAGCATGAAATTCAAAATTTGATGTGATTATGTGAAGAAACTCACAATGAATATGTTAGCTTAGCAGGCTAACTGATTAGCATAATAACTGGAGGGAACACATGATGGAATGTTAGCTTAGCAGGCTAATCAGTtatccattctgagtaaactataaagactgttgtgcgtgaaaatcccaggagatcagcagttacagaaatactcaaaccagcccatctggcaccaacaatcatgccacggtccaaatcactgagatcacattttttccccattctgatggttgatgtgaacattaactgaagctcctgacccgtatctgcatgattttatacaatgcactgctgccacacgattggctgactacataatcgcatggatgattgttggtgccagatgggctggtttgagtatttctgtaactgctgatctcctggaattttcacacacaacagtctctagaatttactccgaatggtgccaaaaacaaaaaacaaccagtgtgcggcagttctgtggatggaaacaccttgttgatgagagaggtcaacagagaatggccagactggttcatactgacaaagtctacggtaactcagataaccgctctatttatatatatatatatatatattgcattgcggtaatgagaaatgaccctttgctaagccccgccttaaaagcgcttctgaccattcctgttttagcaactgttgccctgctgccattactctgacacgcgtttgctattttccaatgacagcctatgggagtaatgtgtgtttgagtacttttaagcaggattttataaaaataataaaaaaagatgtaaagaaCGTTGTTGCCGAGTCATTTGCAATAGTGGCACGAGTTAcctgcagtgtttttctttctttaaaaaaataaataaaaatactttaaatatatctggagaagagcatgtcaaaagccctcattcccaaatgaacacataacatctgcaacaacacctacatttgctccaaggtaaattaaagctaactgaataactgaatgttaatttattttcaggaagggcatccgacctaaaacctgtgccaagtcaaatatgcggatcatggatggtccgctgtggcgacccctactgggggcagccgaaagaagaagaagaggaaagaGAACtgaatgttaatttatttatgtattgattcaagtcatagtaaaagc is a window of Myxocyprinus asiaticus isolate MX2 ecotype Aquarium Trade chromosome 8, UBuf_Myxa_2, whole genome shotgun sequence DNA encoding:
- the vps54 gene encoding vacuolar protein sorting-associated protein 54 isoform X4, producing MIKPELNWSRCPSVAGGKNSRDVASSRLLQEKLSHYLDVVEVSIARQISLRSEAFFHAMSSQHELQDQMRETANAVAKLRSRTAAIDRVMCRGPLRALRDALTHNNCIKLHNKLKLMAAVHQTQPTVQLLLSTSEFVGALELIATTKEVLQQELQGIHSFRHLGSQLCEMERLIDKMMVADFSTYAQSDLYRPFEEDIRVLEKDRLQSLVFGLLRQRKLDFLDIYSEEMIHAAKNVVRQCVLKSVSQISEIDPDTIKLHEHMRLMTLQQWFDLLKDIFEHFILFLKRIKATLSVIRNVVLEVLDSSLRSRLADVASATNHSDGRANEDEEEEESGGSALHSGEAELAYLTHEGLFISDALNEVEQRNSTAAHAQLKAQTRLEACGSDSASMTTESSSSREHNSNTTSSLPIGSTAAISEDVMPSDLELGRVANNIQELLYTASDVSHDRCVKVLMTRAKDGSLERLSSSEFVCLSQAVESFARETEELCGRRSVSLRGALQSQANRFVQRFHEERKTKLSLLLDNERWKQAEVPAEFQDLVDSISDGRITLPERKSTGSEDRKPSDFLCVDGQKYAVVGTVLLLIRMFLEYCQCVNDIPSITTDILTRLADLLKHFNSRSCQLVLGAGALQVVGLKTITTRNLALASRCLQLVVHYIPVIRAHFETRLLPKQYSILRHFDHITKDYNDHIAEITAKLVAIMDSLFEKALSKYEVKAPMPSACLRNVCKQMAKMHEAINELLPEEQTQMLFLRISASFKLHLKRQLARLGVINDGGPQYGLVMVDVAFYSENVQALRSLERLDLNMPEIWEQKR
- the vps54 gene encoding vacuolar protein sorting-associated protein 54 isoform X2, encoding MSSSQGSSPVPRSSGGGGVTSDGHFRKPRDLPAASRHFRTPHSLPDVCPKEPTGDRHGLCDGPSVVADQHRWTVYNSKVNLPAALNDPRLAKRESDFFTKTWGLDFTETDVMPSFYLPNISREHFSSYLQDTAQREKIHERCKNACLNKDDLTVPTITNNHDKARAELEQVPKIFMRPEFVLNDPATFNAVLPWSHFSVAGGKNSRDVASSRLLQEKLSHYLDVVEVSIARQISLRSEAFFHAMSSQHELQDQMRETANAVAKLRSRTAAIDRVMCRGPLRALRDALTHNNCIKLHNKLKLMAAVHQTQPTVQLLLSTSEFVGALELIATTKEVLQQELQGIHSFRHLGSQLCEMERLIDKMMVADFSTYAQSDLYRPFEEDIRVLEKDRLQSLVFGLLRQRKLDFLDIYSEEMIHAAKNVVRQCVLKSVSQISEIDPDTIKLHEHMRLMTLQQWFDLLKDIFEHFILFLKRIKATLSVIRNVVLEVLDSSLRSRLADVASATNHSDGRANEDEEEEESGGSALHSGEAELAYLTHEGLFISDALNEVEQRNSTAAHAQLKAQTRLEACGSDSASMTTESSSSREHNSNTTSSLPIGSTAAIEDVMPSDLELGRVANNIQELLYTASDVSHDRCVKVLMTRAKDGSLERLSSSEFVCLSQAVESFARETEELCGRRSVSLRGALQSQANRFVQRFHEERKTKLSLLLDNERWKQAEVPAEFQDLVDSISDGRITLPERKSTGSEDRKPSDFLCVDGQKYAVVGTVLLLIRMFLEYCQCVNDIPSITTDILTRLADLLKHFNSRSCQLVLGAGALQVVGLKTITTRNLALASRCLQLVVHYIPVIRAHFETRLLPKQYSILRHFDHITKDYNDHIAEITAKLVAIMDSLFEKALSKYEVKAPMPSACLRNVCKQMAKMHEAINELLPEEQTQMLFLRISASFKLHLKRQLARLGVINDGGPQYGLVMVDVAFYSENVQALRSLERLDLNMPEIWEQKR